In Malus sylvestris chromosome 16, drMalSylv7.2, whole genome shotgun sequence, the following are encoded in one genomic region:
- the LOC126608663 gene encoding protein IQ-DOMAIN 29-like — protein sequence MGKTPGKWIKNLLLGKKSSKSTFSKGREKSTNKGESLFSSELTVSAPLISPTLVSPPLIEAVASNEVGSEITVAEKLPNDGVIMSSAKEDGQALSSTSQEDLETIKQEQAATKAQSAYRGYVARRAYRTLKGIVRLQALIRGHLVRRQAVSTLFCVQGIVKFQALIRGQLARHSDVLVEGATCFNLSGVSAYSQVERLSKIVFVQKILASLGTTIPLRLEYDPGEPNSSWVWLERWTRSCFWEPVVQPKKNPDSRSRRKHEKSQTKETEKARPKRSVQRLSGTNVENASKHVTPDSEKTKRNLRKVSSPSEVAKVKSNVRKSSDSKKVVSDRSLVGDERPKHSTVKSLVSAAPDDSEQGTSEISKKMEHMAVAVSKQSDLEGSVELPSADEPMEKLDDHPSGDVQPLENNGTSEEFQAINQEPNSRDHVIGNEDTKTSQRRASLPMKFEHQENGVHNTPMKFEQQENGVHNTPRVPSYMAPTASAKARLRGQGSPRFDQDIVEKNVITRRHSLSASTNTKLSSPSPRAHGLVQAGKGVIRSDRSLLSSRDGFDKAIQPEWRR from the exons ATGGGAAAAACCCCTGGGAAATGGATCAAGAACTTGCTTCTTGGGAAGAAATCATCCAAGTCTACTTTTTCCAAAGGAAGGGAG AAATCTACAAATAAAGGGGAGTCACTGTTCTCTTCAGAGTTAACTGTGAGTGCTCCGCTGATATCACCAACATTGGTTTCACCACCGCTGATTGAGGCTGTTGCTAGTAATGAAGTGGGTTCTGAGATCACAGTAGCTGAAAAATTGCCCAATGATGGGGTTATAATGTCATCTGCAAAGGAAGATGGCCAAGCCTTGAGTTCGACTTCTCAGGAAGATCTTGAGACAATCAAGCAAGAGCAAGCTGCCACAAAGGCGCAAAGTGCTTACAGGGGCTATGTG GCTCGACGTGCATATCGGACTCTTAAGGGAATCGTGAGGCTGCAAGCACTTATTCGTGGTCACTTGGTTAGAAGACAAGCTGTATCCACATTATTCTGTGTCCAGGGGATTGTTAAGTTTCAGGCTCTGATTCGTGGTCAACTTGCTAGACATTCTGATGTTTTGGTTGAG GGTGCTACATGTTTTAATTTATCTGGAGTAAGTGCATATTCACAGGTGGAGAGGCTGtccaaaattgtttttgttCAGAAG aTTTTGGCTTCATTGGGTACTACTATTCCTCTACGTCTGGAGTATGATCCAGGGGAACCTAACTCATCCTGGGTGTGGCTTGAGCGCTGGACCAGGTCATGCTTTTGGGAACCTGTTGTACAACCGAAGAAAAACCCTGATTCAAGGTCTCGTAGGAAGCATGAAAAGAGTCAAACAAAAGAAACTGAAAAGGCCAGACCAAAAAGAAGTGTTCAGAGACTGTCCGGTACAAATGTTGAAAATGCTTCAAAACATGTAACCCCTGATTCTGAAAAGACTAAACGCAATTTGAGGAAAGTTTCTAGCCCTTCAGAAGTTGCGAAGGTTAAAAGTAATGTGAGAAAATCTTCTGATTCCAAGAAGGTGGTTTCTGATCGGTCATTAGTTGGTGATGAGAGACCAAAGCACAGTACTGTGAAGAGTTTGGTTTCTGCTGCTCCTGATGATTCGGAGCAAGGCACTAGTGAAATTTCCAAGAAGATGGAACATATGGCAGTTGCTGTGTCAAAACAGTCCGATCTAGAAGGAAGTGTGGAGCTGCCTTCAGCAGATGAACCCATGGAAAAGTTAGATGACCATCCTTCTGGTGACGTGCAACCATTGGAGAACAATGGGACAAGTGAAGAATTTCAAGCAATAAATCAGGAGCCAAACTCGAGGGATCATGTTATCGGGAATGAGGATACGAAAACCAGCCAGAGAAGGGCTTCTCTACCTATGAAGTTTGAACATCAGGAGAATGGTGTTCATAACACACCTATGAAGTTTGAACAGCAGGAGAATGGGGTTCATAACACACCAAGAGTCCCTAGTTATATGGCACCAACTGCCTCAGCAAAAGCTAGGCTGAGAGGACAGGGCTCCCCCAGGTTTGACCAAGACATTGTTGAGAAGAATGTTATTACCAGGCGGCATTCATTGTCTGCTTCCACCAACACTAAGTTAAGTTCTCCTTCCCCACGGgcacatggactggttcaagcTGGAAAAGGAGTAATCAGAAGTGACAGATCTTTATTGTCTTCAAGGGATGGTTTTG ATAAGGCGATCCAACCAGAGTGGAGGAGGTGA
- the LOC126608659 gene encoding probable LRR receptor-like serine/threonine-protein kinase At1g14390: MNNFWVPICFLLLTLSISSQISTAQLSPSEVRILFQVQKLLEYPEPLQGWTNWTNFCFLPSSPSLRIVCTNNRLTELTVTGNKTKTSPPNQSTLSKSFSIDSLFTVLTKLSNLKSLSLVSLGLWGPLPTKINRFWSLETLNLSSNSISGEIPASLSSIKNLTSINLADNLLNGSVPDLRPLTFLQEINLGNNTLGPGFPSLGDSIQIIVLRNNSMRSDIPTGLKNFDQLTKLDISYNKFVGHIPSFLLSLPSIQFINLSKNELSGALSSNVTCGKNLIVLDISQNFLIGKLPTCVGSNSKASNRTVLDSWNCLSGGNSKYQHPYSFCHKEALAVKPPAETAGKKEENRTKLGVLLGVIGGIVGVAGVVGLLVLVIIKRAGKREAEDRFDRSMAEKTSVRSSPKHNINPRRVPQMMRLPTLGLPPYRGFTLEEIDDATNNFDAANLMAEGSHGQVYKGWLRDGSQVQVRCVKLKQKQLPQNLNQSMEGLSKMRHRHLVSLIGHCTVTYQDHPTASSTVFIVLENITNGSLIDHLTDWRKKEWMKWPQRMAVTIGIARGVQFLHTGVAPGIFGNNLKIENILLDESVSAKMSNYNLPLPFQVGSEDPLNGHGISSNSHLNSAEAEKEDIYQLGIILLQVLTGRLIKSATELDELRVQLEKGLMEGPSTLREIVDSSMMGSFAYQSLKTAVEITVNCLSRDPSKRPSIDNVLWNLQYSIQVQEGWTSSGNLSAQM; encoded by the exons atgaacaaCTTCTGGGTTCCTATCTGTTTCTTGCTTCTCACTCTATCCATCTCCTCTCAAATCTCAACCGCTCAGCTCAGTCCAAGCGAAGTTCGAATCCTCTTCCAAGTGCAAAAGCTTCTCGAATACCCCGAACCTCTTCAGGGATGGACGAACTGGACCAACTTCTGCTTCCTCCCTTCCTCCCCCTCCCTCCGGATCGTCTGCACAAACAACCGCCTAACCGAATTAACCGTCACCGgaaacaaaaccaaaacctCCCCTCCAAACCAGAGCACTCTGTCCAAATCCTTCTCCATCGACTCCTTGTTCACCGTCCTCACCAAGCTCTCCAACCTCAAATCCCTCTCATTGGTCTCCCTCGGCCTGTGGGGCCCGCTGCCGACGAAGATCAACCGTTTCTGGTCGCTCGAAACGCTCAACCTCAGCTCGAACTCCATCTCCGGCGAGATACCGGCCTCCCTCAGCTCGATCAAGAATCTCACGAGCATAAATTTGGCTGACAATCTCCTCAACGGAAGCGTTCCGGATCTCAGACCGCTAACATTTCTCCAAGAAATCAACCTCGGAAACAACACACTGGGTCCTGGATTTCCCTCTTTGGGAGACAGTATTCAAATCATCGTTCTCAGAAACAACTCCATGAGATCTGATATTCCGACAGGACTGAAGAACTTCGATCAGCTGACGAAACTGGACATCTCCTACAACAAATTTGTGGGTCACATCCCATCTTTCCTCCTCTCGCTGCCCTCCATCCAGTTCATCAATCTTTCCAAGAACGAGCTCAGTGGGGCCCTGTCATCCAACGTAACCTGCGGTAAAAACCTCATAGTTTTGGACATTTCCCAGAATTTTTTGATTGGGAAGCTGCCCACCTGCGTCGGATCGAACTCGAAGGCTTCGAACAGGACGGTTCTGGATTCGTGGAACTGTTTGTCGGGTGGGAACTCGAAGTACCAGCATCCGTATTCCTTTTGCCACAAGGAAGCTCTGGCCGTGAAGCCGCCGGCTGAAACTGcagggaagaaggaggagaacaGGACAAAGCTAGGTGTGTTGCTGGGTGTGATTGGTGGCATTGTGGGTGTTGCTGGTGTTGTTGGGTTGCTGGTTTTGGTCATCATCAAAAGGGCAGGGAAGAGGGAGGCAGAGGATCGATTTGACAGATCCATGGCGGAGAAAACCTCTGTCAGAAGCTCCCCAAAGCATAATATTAATCCAA GGCGTGTGCCGCAGATGATGAGGCTGCCGACACTCGGGCTCCCTCCGTATCGTGGTTTCACACTCGAAGAAATCGATGATGCAACGAACAATTTCGACGCTGCAAATTTGATGGCGGAAGGATCCCATGGACAG GTGTACAAAGGTTGGCTGAGAGATGGTTCACAGGTGCAAGTGAGATGCGTGAAGTTAAAGCAGAAGCAGTTGCCACAAAACTTGAACCAGAGCATGGAAGGCTTGTCAAAGATGAGGCATAGGCATTTGGTCAGCCTTATAGGACACTGCACTGTCACGTACCAGGACCATCCCACCGCATCTAGCACGGTATTTATTGTTCTCGAGAACATCACCAACGGGTCGTTGATAGACCATCTCACTG ATTGGAGAAAGAAGGAATGGATGAAATGGCCGCAGAGAATGGCGGTTACTATTGGCATTGCGAGGGGAGTCCAGTTCTTGCACACCGGCGTGGCTCCCGGGATCTTTGGAAACAATTTGAAGATAGAGAACATATTGTTGGATGAGAGTGTTTCTGCCAAAATGAGCAACTACAATCTTCCGTTGCCATTTCAG GTTGGTTCAGAGGATCCTCTTAATGGACACGGAATTAGTAGTAATTCCCATCTAAACAG CGCCGAAGCCGAGAAGGAGGATATTTACCAGCTGGGCATTATTCTGCTTCAAGTTCTTACTGGTAGATTGATCAAATCAGCTACTGAATTGGATGAGCTTAGGGTTCAG TTAGAAAAGGGCTTGATGGAAGGACCATCGACACTACGAGAAATCGTAGATTCGTCGATGATGGGAAGTTTTGCGTACCAGTCGCTGAAGACAGCAGTTGAAATCACAGTCAATTGTTTGAGCAGAGATCCAAGCAAGCGTCCTTCGATAGATAATGTTCTTTGGAATTTGCAGTATTCGATTCAAGTTCAAGAGGGATGGACTAGCAGTGGAAACCTCAGCGCACAAATGTAG
- the LOC126608669 gene encoding ubiquitin-conjugating enzyme E2 2 has protein sequence MSTPARKRLMRDFKRLQQDPPAGISGAPQDNNIMLWNAVIFGPDDTPWDGGTFKLTLQFTEDYPNKPPTVRFVSRMFHPNIYADGSICLDILQNQWSPIYDVAAILTSIQSLLCDPNPNSPANSEAARMFSENKREYNRRVREIVEQSWTAD, from the exons ATGTCGACTCCTGCAAGGAAGAGACTGATGAGGGATTTCAAGAGGTTGCAGCAGGATCCCCCTGCGGGTATAAGTGGTGCTCCGCAAGACAACAATATTATGCTTTGGAATGCTGTTATATTTGG GCCTGATGACACCCCATGGGATGGAG GTACGTTTAAGTTGACACTCCAATTCACAGAGGACTATCCAAATAAGCCACCAACAGTGCGTTTTGTTTCTCGAATGTTTCATCCAAATA TTTATGCGGATGGAAGCATTTGTTTGGACATCCTACAGAATCAGTGGAGCCCTATCTATGATGTAGCAGCTATACTTACCTCTATTCAG TCTTTGCTGTGTGATCCAAACCCAAACTCTCCAGCAAATTCAGAAGCTGCACGGATGTTTAGCGAGAACAAGCGTGAATACAATAGGAGAGTCCGCGAGATTGTTGAGCAGAGTTGGACTGCCGATTAA
- the LOC126608660 gene encoding pentatricopeptide repeat-containing protein At2g02750 yields MRHEIAKLVASGSYREALCLHAQRHSASLRPHEFTFPPLFKACGKLRSALQAQILHTHLVKTGFSADVYSATALTDVYMKLRFMEDALKVFEEMPERNLASLNAVITGFLRNGYCREALRLFKNVGVGGFKPNSVTIASMISACGSAEQGMEMHCLAVKLGVDSDVYVGTSFLTMYSNCGKLVLAEKVFEEMAIKNVVSYNAFVSGLLQNGVPHVALDVFKQMRACTGENPNSVTLISVVSTCASLSYLQFGKQVHALVVKIEMGLDVMIGTALVDMYSKCGCWQLAYAIFKELDEKRNLFTWNAMIAGMMLNAQTENAVELFEQLEIEGFEPDSVTWNSMISGFSQLGKGIEAFKYFKRMQSAGAVPSLKSITSLLPACADLSALQCGKEVHGHAVRTSISNDLFISTALIDMYMKCGQSTCARRIFDGFRIKPNDPAFWNAIISGYGRNGGSESAFGIFEQMLEEKVLPNAATFTSLLSMCSHTGLVDKGWQVFRMMNKDFGLKPNQEHFGCMVDLLGRTGRLDEARELIQELPEPSGAVFASLLGACECHLDSELGKEVAVKLSELEPVDPVPFVILSKIYAALGRWEDAEKIRGLVNDKTRRKLPGFSLLRLHEK; encoded by the coding sequence ATGAGGCACGAAATTGCTAAGCTAGTCGCGAGTGGGTCGTACAGAGAAGCCCTCTGCTTACACGCGCAGCGCCACTCTGCTTCTCTGCGTCCTCACGAATTCACGTTCCCGCCTCTTTTCAAAGCCTGCGGGAAGCTCCGATCAGCTCTGCAGGCACAAATTCTACATACCCATCTCGTCAAAACCGGGTTTTCGGCCGATGTTTACTCCGCCACTGCTCTGACTGATGTGTATATGAAACTTCGTTTTATGGAAGACGCACTCAAGGTGTTTGAGGAAATGCCTGAACGGAACTTGGCTTCGTTGAACGCGGTGATCACCGGGTTTTTGCGAAATGGGTACTGTAGAGAGGCTCTGCGGTTGTTTAAGAACGTGGGGGTTGGAGGGTTCAAGCCCAATTCAGTTACGATAGCTAGTATGATATCGGCATGTGGGAGTGCAGAACAAGGCATGGAAATGCATTGCTTGGCGGTGAAGCTGGGCGTTGACAGCGATGTTTATGTTGGGACGTCGTTTCTGACGATGTATTCGAACTGCGGAAAGTTGGTTTTGGCTGAGAAGGTGTTTGAGGAAATGGCAATAAAGAATGTTGTGAGCTATAATGCTTTTGTTTCAGGGCTCTTGCAGAATGGCGTTCCTCATGTGGCGTTGGATGTGTTTAAGCAAATGAGAGCATGTACAGGTGAAAATCCCAATTCAGTTACGTTGATTTCCGTTGTTTCTACCTGTGCTAGTCTTTCGTATCTCCAATTTGGCAAGCAGGTTCACGCTTTGGTTGTTAAAATTGAGATGGGGCTTGATGTTATGATTGGAACAGCACTTGTGGACATGTATTCCAAGTGTGGTTGTTGGCAGCTGGCTTATGCTATTTTCAAAGAACTAGATGAAAAAAGGAACTTGTTTACATGGAATGCCATGATCGCCGGAATGATGTTGAATGCGCAAACTGAGAATGCCGTTGAGCTATTTGAACAGCTAGAAATTGAAGGATTTGAACCCGATTCAGTTACTTGGAATTCAATGATCAGTGGGTTTTCACAACTAGGGAAGGGGATTGAAGCTTTCAAATATTTTAAGAGAATGCAATCAGCTGGTGCAGTCCCCAGTTTAAAATCTATCACAAGTCTTCTACCAGCATGTGCAGATTTATCTGCTCTGCAATGTGGAAAAGAAGTTCATGGGCACGCAGTTAGGACCTCTATTAGCAATGATCTATTCATTTCAACTGCTCTTATTGACATGTACATGAAATGTGGGCAGTCTACTTGCGCAAGAAGAATTTTTGATGGGTTTCGAATAAAACCCAATGATCCAGCATTTTGGAATGCAATCATATCAGGGTATGGAAGAAACGGTGGGAGTGAATCTGCATTCGGAATCTTTGAGCAGATGTTGGAAGAAAAAGTACTACCAAATGCTGCAACTTTCACGAGTCTTCTATCTATGTGCAGTCACACTGGTTTGGTGGACAAGGGATGGCAAGTTTTTAGGATGATGAACAAAGATTTTGGTCTAAAACCAAATCAAGAGCATTTTGGTTGCATGGTTGATCTTCTGGGTCGAACTGGCAGGTTGGATGAAGCCCGAGAACTAATACAAGAATTACCAGAGCCTTCTGGAGCAGTTTTCGCTTCTTTGCTAGGTGCCTGTGAATGCCATTTGGATTCAGAACTGGGGAAAGAAGTGGCTGTAAAACTTTCAGAATTAGAGCCAGTGGACCCGGTACCTTTCGTGATCCTTTCGAAGATATATGCTGCACTTGGAAGGTGGGAGGATGCAGAAAAGATTAGAGGATTGGTGAATGATAAAACACGAAGAAAGCTCCCTGGCTTTAGTTTATTAAGACTGCATGAAAAGTAG